From a region of the Gordonia sp. PP30 genome:
- a CDS encoding primary-amine oxidase, with the protein MTDTFHPLDPLSADEFTRVTQILAGAHGVGDGWRYTSIEMAEPDKAALAAYDTDGTPCERRAEATVLHCAANATYKALVSLQTGEVLSWEHIPGVQPNVTVDEWEEADAALRAHPDVIAALARRGITDLDLVFMDTWTYGDVLIPDKWKDRRIGWSDTWVRASEDANPYAGPVNGFHCVIDLNTMELLEIEDTFVVDRPEIMGEYLPHLLPERLRESFSRGPLKPLDITQPDGPSFTLDGNLLKWQNWSMRVGFNYREGMTIHAVTYDDNGTERKIAHRLSFAEMMVPYRDHCDDHYRRTAFDIGEWGLGFMTTSLELGCDCLGEIRYLDATLHNSKGEPYTIKNAICIHEEDNAVLWKHVDHNGDAQVRRMRRLTVSFHVTVANYEYLTYWRFYQDGNIECEVRATGIMVVSHLNPGATNDHGTIVDDRTYAPFHQHFLTARMDLDIDGGPNTVYQSDTEMVPVGPDNPYGLSLRVRNTPLRTEAEGKQNPNFQAQRAWKIANDNVTTALGLHPAYKLSPAGAFPAMFPEDSPILARCEAIKHSLWVTPYAPDERWPAGEFVNQNKADTGLAVWTKENRNIENTDVVLWYTFGIHHITRPEDWPIMPADIVSFWLKPFGFFDRNPSLDVAPSPPKSSSCCATESTGSAAQDDSACGCGH; encoded by the coding sequence ATGACCGACACCTTCCATCCGCTCGATCCGCTGTCCGCCGACGAGTTCACCCGCGTCACGCAGATCCTGGCCGGCGCGCACGGCGTCGGCGACGGCTGGCGCTACACGTCGATCGAGATGGCCGAGCCGGACAAGGCCGCCCTCGCGGCGTACGACACCGACGGCACGCCGTGCGAACGCCGGGCCGAGGCGACCGTCCTGCACTGCGCGGCGAACGCCACCTACAAGGCACTGGTCTCCCTCCAGACCGGCGAGGTGCTGTCCTGGGAGCACATTCCGGGCGTGCAGCCGAACGTCACCGTCGATGAGTGGGAGGAGGCCGATGCCGCGCTGCGCGCCCATCCCGACGTGATCGCGGCACTGGCGCGCCGCGGCATCACCGACCTCGATCTGGTGTTCATGGACACCTGGACCTACGGCGACGTGCTGATCCCCGACAAGTGGAAGGATCGTCGTATCGGCTGGTCGGACACCTGGGTGCGGGCGAGCGAAGACGCGAACCCGTACGCCGGTCCGGTCAACGGCTTCCACTGCGTGATCGATCTGAACACCATGGAACTGCTGGAGATCGAAGACACCTTCGTCGTCGACCGCCCGGAGATCATGGGCGAGTACCTGCCGCATCTGCTGCCCGAGCGCCTGCGCGAGAGCTTCAGCCGCGGGCCGTTGAAGCCGCTGGACATCACCCAGCCCGACGGGCCGTCGTTCACGCTCGACGGCAATCTGCTGAAGTGGCAGAACTGGTCGATGCGCGTGGGCTTCAACTACCGCGAGGGCATGACCATCCACGCCGTCACGTACGACGACAACGGCACCGAGCGCAAGATCGCCCACCGGCTGAGTTTCGCCGAGATGATGGTCCCCTACCGCGACCACTGCGACGACCACTACCGCCGCACCGCCTTCGACATCGGCGAGTGGGGACTGGGCTTCATGACCACCTCGCTGGAGCTGGGCTGCGACTGCCTCGGCGAGATCCGGTACCTGGACGCGACCCTGCACAACAGCAAGGGCGAGCCGTACACCATCAAGAACGCCATCTGCATCCACGAGGAGGACAACGCCGTCCTGTGGAAGCACGTCGACCACAACGGCGACGCCCAGGTGCGCCGGATGCGGCGACTCACCGTGTCGTTCCACGTGACCGTCGCGAACTACGAGTACCTGACGTACTGGCGCTTCTACCAGGACGGCAACATCGAGTGCGAGGTCCGCGCCACCGGCATCATGGTGGTCAGCCACCTGAATCCGGGTGCGACCAACGATCACGGCACGATCGTGGACGACCGCACCTACGCGCCGTTCCATCAGCACTTCCTCACCGCGCGGATGGACCTCGACATCGACGGCGGCCCGAACACCGTCTACCAGAGCGACACCGAGATGGTGCCGGTCGGCCCGGACAACCCGTACGGCCTGTCGTTGCGGGTGCGCAACACCCCGTTGCGGACCGAGGCCGAAGGCAAACAGAACCCGAACTTCCAGGCGCAGCGCGCCTGGAAGATCGCCAACGACAACGTGACGACCGCGCTCGGCCTGCACCCGGCGTACAAGCTGTCCCCGGCGGGCGCGTTCCCGGCGATGTTCCCCGAGGACTCCCCGATCCTCGCCCGCTGCGAGGCGATCAAGCACTCGCTGTGGGTCACCCCGTACGCGCCGGACGAACGCTGGCCCGCGGGCGAGTTCGTCAACCAGAACAAGGCCGACACCGGCCTGGCGGTGTGGACGAAGGAGAACCGGAACATCGAGAACACCGATGTGGTGCTCTGGTACACCTTCGGCATCCACCACATCACCCGGCCGGAGGACTGGCCGATCATGCCCGCGGACATCGTGAGCTTCTGGCTCAAGCCGTTCGGGTTCTTCGATCGCAATCCCTCGCTGGACGTCGCTCCGTCACCGCCGAAGTCCTCGTCGTGCTGCGCCACCGAATCCACCGGATCGGCCGCCCAGGACGACTCCGCCTGCGGCTGCGGGCACTGA
- a CDS encoding universal stress protein, whose translation MRIYVAYLATDGGADAVAMGGRLARTLKAGLDIGMVLPPDAMAPLHAGDFEQVLTEQADQWLAQARAMVPDDIDVATHIAFSESSAEGIIGEAQRVGASAIVVGGSGGGLVGGHTLGSVVNELVHSSPLPLVLSPRGLRRSKVQHVRAITCAMGRRAGAQHLLDTAIRAAARSHSPLRVVSLIALDRVPHGHKPDDQVIAEATAHAQSAFDEARSRIPVDTDVSWTIVSGPTVEDAVNKLDWHDGDIIMVGSSRLAAQRRLFLSSTAAKMLRVLDVPMVIVPKEES comes from the coding sequence ATGCGGATCTACGTCGCCTACCTCGCCACCGACGGTGGCGCCGATGCCGTCGCGATGGGCGGGCGCCTCGCCCGCACGCTCAAGGCCGGCCTGGACATCGGCATGGTGCTTCCGCCGGACGCGATGGCGCCACTGCACGCCGGTGATTTCGAGCAGGTGCTCACCGAGCAGGCCGATCAGTGGCTCGCGCAGGCCCGCGCCATGGTGCCCGACGACATCGACGTGGCGACGCACATCGCGTTCTCCGAGTCGTCGGCCGAGGGCATCATCGGCGAGGCACAGCGCGTCGGCGCGTCGGCGATCGTCGTCGGAGGTTCGGGCGGCGGGCTGGTCGGCGGGCACACGCTCGGCTCGGTGGTGAACGAACTCGTGCACTCGTCGCCGTTGCCGCTGGTGCTGTCCCCGCGCGGCCTGCGCCGGTCGAAGGTGCAGCACGTGCGGGCGATCACCTGCGCGATGGGCCGGCGGGCGGGCGCCCAGCATCTGCTCGACACCGCGATCCGCGCCGCCGCCCGCTCCCACAGCCCGCTGCGGGTGGTCTCCCTCATCGCGCTCGACCGCGTCCCGCACGGCCATAAGCCCGACGACCAGGTGATCGCCGAGGCCACCGCGCACGCGCAGTCCGCCTTCGATGAGGCCCGCTCCCGGATTCCGGTCGATACCGATGTCAGCTGGACCATCGTCTCCGGCCCGACCGTGGAGGACGCGGTGAACAAGCTCGACTGGCACGACGGCGACATCATCATGGTCGGCTCGAGCAGACTCGCCGCGCAGCGGCGCCTGTTCCTCAGTTCCACGGCGGCGAAGATGTTGCGCGTCCTCGACGTGCCGATGGTGATCGTGCCGAAAGAGGAGTCGTAG
- a CDS encoding APC family permease, producing the protein MSTSDKEPVVTTTPHGADLVDKGLAGGKVGTFAGAVLGVSCVAPGYTLTASIGIIVSAVALKMPAIFIAGFIPMFLTAYAYRELNSRAPDCGASFTWSTKAFGPYVGWMCGWGMVLATIIVLSNLAAIAVEFFYLFISQLFRVDSIADLAENKAINIVTTLVFIVIAAWIAGRGITTSQWVQYALVGFQMVVLVVFAITAIVRSGSSPTHLDFSADWFNPFSGLALGAFVIGLTGSIFAFWGWDTCLTLGEESKDPQKTPGRAGLLAVVTILLTYLLVAVAVMMYAGVGTTGIGLGAEANSENVFKPLADPVLGSVGGLLLFLAIFASSIASLQTTFLPAARTMLAMGAYGAFPKKLASVHPRFLVPTYATVVSAVVTGIFYVAVKLLSEHALWDTIAALGIMICWYYGITAFACVWFFRKELFDSVHNIVYKLVFPLLGGIMLAAVFIIAVKESLDPANGSGTAIFGISLVFYIGFGLLILGVILMLVWRTKSPAFFRGETLTRDTPPLVE; encoded by the coding sequence ATGAGCACCTCCGACAAGGAACCGGTGGTCACGACCACTCCCCACGGTGCCGATCTGGTCGACAAGGGCCTGGCCGGCGGCAAGGTCGGCACGTTCGCCGGCGCGGTGCTCGGCGTGTCGTGCGTGGCCCCCGGCTACACCCTGACCGCGAGTATCGGCATCATCGTCTCGGCCGTCGCCCTGAAGATGCCGGCCATCTTCATCGCCGGTTTCATCCCGATGTTCCTGACCGCGTACGCCTACCGCGAGCTCAACTCCCGCGCCCCGGACTGCGGCGCGTCGTTCACCTGGTCGACCAAGGCCTTCGGCCCGTACGTCGGCTGGATGTGCGGCTGGGGCATGGTGCTGGCGACGATCATCGTGCTGTCGAACCTGGCGGCGATCGCCGTCGAGTTCTTCTATCTGTTCATCTCGCAGTTGTTCCGGGTCGACAGCATCGCCGACCTCGCCGAGAACAAGGCGATCAACATCGTGACGACGCTGGTGTTCATCGTGATCGCGGCCTGGATCGCCGGACGCGGCATCACCACCAGCCAGTGGGTGCAGTACGCGCTGGTCGGCTTCCAGATGGTGGTGCTGGTGGTGTTCGCGATCACCGCGATCGTGCGCTCGGGATCGTCGCCCACGCATCTCGACTTCTCCGCCGACTGGTTCAATCCGTTCAGCGGGCTGGCGCTGGGCGCCTTCGTGATCGGCCTGACCGGCTCGATCTTCGCCTTCTGGGGCTGGGACACCTGCCTCACGCTCGGTGAGGAGTCGAAGGATCCGCAGAAGACCCCGGGCCGCGCCGGCCTGCTCGCCGTGGTCACCATCCTGCTGACCTACCTGCTCGTCGCCGTCGCGGTGATGATGTACGCCGGCGTCGGGACGACCGGCATCGGACTGGGTGCCGAGGCGAACTCGGAGAACGTGTTCAAGCCGCTGGCCGATCCGGTCCTCGGCTCCGTGGGTGGTCTGTTGCTCTTCCTGGCGATCTTCGCCTCGTCGATCGCGAGCCTGCAGACGACGTTCCTGCCCGCCGCCCGCACCATGCTGGCGATGGGCGCCTACGGGGCGTTCCCGAAGAAACTGGCCAGCGTGCACCCGCGTTTCCTGGTGCCCACGTACGCGACCGTCGTCTCCGCCGTCGTCACCGGCATCTTCTATGTCGCGGTCAAACTGCTGTCCGAACACGCCCTCTGGGACACCATCGCGGCGCTGGGCATCATGATCTGCTGGTACTACGGAATCACCGCCTTCGCGTGCGTCTGGTTCTTCCGGAAGGAGCTGTTCGATTCGGTGCACAACATCGTCTACAAGCTCGTGTTCCCGCTGCTCGGCGGCATCATGCTGGCCGCCGTCTTCATCATCGCGGTCAAGGAGAGCCTCGATCCGGCGAACGGCAGCGGCACCGCGATCTTCGGGATCAGCCTCGTCTTCTACATCGGGTTCGGACTGCTGATCCTCGGCGTGATCCTGATGCTGGTCTGGCGCACCAAATCCCCCGCATTCTTCCGCGGGGAGACGCTGACCCGGGACACCCCGCCGCTCGTCGAATGA
- the gabT gene encoding 4-aminobutyrate--2-oxoglutarate transaminase — MTTRIPQVRNLVTELPGPRSAALAARRTAAVAAGVGSSVPVYAADADGGVIVDIDGNSLIDFGSGIAVTSVGASDPAVAAAVADQAAHFTHTCFMVTPYESYVAVAERLNALTPGEHEKRTVLFNSGAEAVENAIKIARLATGRDAVVAFDHAYHGRTNLTMGLTAKSMPYKKNFGPFAPELYRMPASYPYRDPAGTDGKQAAADAIDRIEKQIGADSLAAIIIEPIQGEGGFIVPAPGFLPALAEWARINGVVFIADEVQTGFARTGDWFACDDEGVVPDLITMAKGIAGGMPLSAVTGRADLLDAVHPGGLGGTYGGNPVACAAALAALDVMEERQLARRAREIGERIVTRLRRVADETGIIGDLRGRGAMIAAELVHPGTTEPAPEYARAAAAAALAEGVVILTCGTYGNVIRLLPPLVIGDDLLDDGLEVLAAALANAL; from the coding sequence ATGACCACCCGGATCCCGCAGGTCCGAAACCTCGTCACCGAGCTGCCGGGTCCGCGCTCGGCCGCGCTCGCCGCCCGCCGCACCGCCGCCGTCGCCGCCGGGGTCGGGTCGTCGGTGCCGGTCTACGCCGCCGACGCCGACGGCGGAGTGATCGTCGACATCGACGGGAACTCGCTCATCGACTTCGGGTCGGGTATCGCCGTCACCTCGGTCGGCGCGTCCGATCCGGCGGTGGCGGCCGCCGTCGCCGATCAGGCCGCGCACTTCACCCACACCTGTTTCATGGTGACGCCGTACGAGAGCTACGTGGCCGTCGCCGAACGGCTCAACGCCCTCACCCCGGGCGAGCACGAGAAGCGGACCGTGCTGTTCAACTCGGGCGCCGAGGCCGTGGAGAACGCGATCAAGATCGCCCGGCTGGCGACCGGCCGGGACGCCGTCGTCGCGTTCGATCACGCCTACCACGGCCGCACCAACCTGACGATGGGCCTGACCGCGAAGTCGATGCCGTACAAGAAGAACTTCGGGCCGTTCGCGCCGGAGCTGTACCGGATGCCGGCGTCGTACCCGTATCGCGATCCGGCGGGCACCGACGGCAAGCAGGCCGCGGCCGACGCGATCGACCGTATCGAGAAGCAGATCGGCGCGGACTCGCTGGCCGCGATCATCATCGAGCCCATCCAGGGTGAGGGCGGCTTCATCGTGCCGGCTCCGGGCTTCCTGCCCGCGCTCGCCGAGTGGGCACGGATCAACGGCGTCGTCTTCATCGCCGACGAGGTGCAGACCGGTTTCGCGCGCACCGGCGACTGGTTCGCGTGCGACGACGAGGGCGTGGTCCCCGATCTGATCACGATGGCCAAGGGCATCGCCGGCGGCATGCCGCTGTCGGCGGTCACCGGACGCGCCGACCTGCTCGACGCCGTGCACCCCGGCGGGCTCGGCGGCACCTACGGCGGCAACCCGGTCGCCTGCGCCGCGGCCCTCGCCGCGCTCGACGTGATGGAGGAACGGCAGCTGGCCCGTCGGGCCCGGGAGATCGGCGAGCGGATCGTCACCCGGCTGCGGCGGGTGGCCGACGAGACCGGCATCATCGGCGACCTGCGCGGCCGCGGCGCGATGATCGCCGCCGAGCTGGTTCACCCCGGGACCACCGAACCGGCGCCCGAATACGCCCGCGCGGCGGCCGCGGCCGCGCTCGCCGAGGGCGTCGTGATCCTCACCTGCGGCACCTACGGCAACGTGATCCGGCTGCTGCCGCCCCTGGTGATCGGCGACGACCTGCTCGACGACGGCCTCGAGGTCCTGGCCGCCGCGCTGGCGAACGCGCTGTAG
- a CDS encoding aminobutyraldehyde dehydrogenase yields the protein MTPRLANYIDGAFVDSVSTETLNIVNPADESVVAISPISTDDEVSAAVAAARRAFVSWGKTTPSHRQNALLKLADAIEDRADEIVAAQVRNTGQLAAMVKTEEVLVSADQVRFFAGAARTLEGRAAGEYMEGFTSYVRREPIGVVGQVTPWNYPFMMAIWKIAPALAAGNTIVLKPSDTTPESTLVLADLTRDILPAGVFNVVLGNGRTGAAVVESPGIGLVSITGSVRAGIAVATSAAKDLKRPHLELGGKAPAVVFGDADVAAAAEGIAQAAFFNGGQDCTAATRAIVHESVYDGVVSALVDQAAKLRPGAPDDADAFYGALNNVHHFTAVMDKLAALPGHATVAAGGHRIGDRGFYVAPTVITDVAQDDPIVQEETFGPVLTVQRFTTEDEAIELANGVDYGLAASVWTSDHSTSLRMTAAIDAGCVWVNCHIPLVAEMPHGGFKRSGYGKDLSVYGLEDYTRIKHVMSAH from the coding sequence ATGACCCCGCGCCTAGCGAACTACATCGACGGAGCCTTCGTCGATTCGGTTTCGACCGAGACCCTGAACATCGTGAACCCGGCCGACGAATCGGTGGTCGCGATCTCCCCGATCTCCACCGACGACGAGGTGTCCGCCGCGGTCGCGGCGGCACGACGGGCCTTCGTCTCGTGGGGCAAGACCACCCCGAGCCACCGGCAGAACGCGCTGTTGAAGCTCGCCGACGCCATCGAGGACCGCGCCGACGAGATCGTCGCCGCGCAGGTCCGCAACACCGGGCAGCTGGCCGCGATGGTCAAGACCGAGGAGGTGCTGGTCTCCGCCGACCAGGTCCGCTTCTTCGCCGGCGCCGCCCGCACGCTGGAGGGCCGGGCCGCCGGGGAGTACATGGAGGGCTTCACGTCGTACGTGCGGCGCGAGCCGATCGGCGTGGTCGGCCAGGTGACCCCGTGGAACTACCCGTTCATGATGGCGATCTGGAAGATCGCCCCCGCCCTCGCCGCCGGCAACACCATCGTGCTCAAGCCGAGTGACACCACCCCGGAGAGCACCCTGGTGCTGGCCGATCTCACCCGGGACATCCTGCCCGCCGGCGTCTTCAACGTCGTACTCGGCAACGGCCGCACCGGTGCCGCGGTGGTCGAGAGCCCCGGGATCGGACTGGTGTCGATCACCGGCTCGGTCCGGGCAGGCATCGCGGTGGCGACCAGCGCCGCCAAGGATCTCAAGCGCCCGCATCTGGAACTCGGCGGCAAGGCTCCGGCGGTGGTCTTCGGCGACGCCGACGTCGCCGCGGCCGCCGAGGGCATCGCCCAGGCCGCGTTCTTCAACGGCGGGCAGGACTGCACCGCGGCCACCCGCGCGATCGTCCACGAATCGGTCTACGACGGTGTCGTGTCCGCCCTCGTCGACCAGGCCGCGAAACTGCGGCCGGGAGCACCGGACGACGCGGACGCGTTCTACGGCGCGCTCAACAACGTCCACCACTTCACCGCGGTGATGGACAAGCTGGCGGCACTGCCCGGGCACGCGACCGTCGCCGCCGGCGGTCACCGGATCGGCGATCGGGGCTTCTACGTGGCGCCCACGGTCATCACCGACGTCGCCCAGGACGATCCGATCGTCCAGGAGGAGACCTTCGGGCCGGTCCTCACCGTGCAGCGCTTCACCACCGAGGACGAGGCGATCGAACTGGCCAACGGGGTCGACTACGGCCTCGCCGCCAGCGTGTGGACCAGCGACCACTCCACCTCGCTGCGGATGACCGCCGCGATCGACGCCGGCTGCGTCTGGGTCAACTGCCACATCCCGCTGGTCGCGGAGATGCCGCACGGCGGCTTCAAGCGGTCCGGCTACGGCAAGGATCTCTCGGTATACGGACTGGAGGACTACACGCGCATCAAGCACGTGATGAGCGCCCACTGA